In the Candidatus Rokuibacteriota bacterium genome, CGCGCGAGTTCTTCTTTCAATCGCTTCCGTTCGGCAGCGTCTCGAGATTCCGTAAGTCGATTCACGAGCGAAAAGAAACGTTCCTTCTCGGCTTCTTTGGATTGAAGACCGGCTTCGATCAAATCTACGAGCACGCGATTGGCGCTCGTCTTCCTCGTCTTGGCCAGCGCGCGCACACGCTTGGCGATACCGGTCGGGATAGACACGCTTTGACGAACAGATCTTTCTGCTTCAGCCATGTCACTATATTACACCATTGTGCACCAGACTGCACCATTCGAGTGCATACCCCTGGATAGGCCTCGGGGAGGGTGAGGGCGCCAGGAGCATAGGGCCTTGAGATGACGTACCCCCGCTGCCCGGCGATCTGCATCCAGACCTCGCGCTCTCCGCCGCGCTGGTCGGCGACTGATGGATCACTAACCGAAGGTGCTGCCGCAAGTCATTGGGGGGCGACCGATTCGATCTCTTGGTTTTCGCTGCTTGTGGGGTTGCGGGGGCTGGAACCGGGGCCCTTGGGTGAGCGGTCACCGCGTGATTGGGCTCGGCGTCGCGGTTGGGGACGCCCGTCAACCCAAAACCCGACCGTTGGGCTGGAAAACCAAAGGGGCTACGGCGTGAACCGTAACCCCTCGCCAGAACTGGTTGCGGGGGCTGGATTTGAACCAGCGACCTTTGGGTTATGAGTTTCCGCGATATCACCGAAACCATGGAGAAACAAGAAAAACGACGAAACGTGACGCATCCCCTATCTCATCGTCTTTCTTGTCTTCTCATATTGGGCCAGCGTCACACGTTAGCAATCTATTAGCAAAATCCTGGCGCCGGGCCCCTGTTGCGCTGGCGTTCCTCAGTTCGCTCAGAAAACCCAAGACAGCCCAAAACTAGGCCCGCACGCCGCGCGTGGCGAAATTCGCATAATCGCGAGCCCGTGATGTTCTGATCTGCATGCTTCCGGCCACGACTGCAATCACGGCAAGGCCTGCCGAATAAACTGCCCGTTCCAGGTGTAGAGCAGCGTCTTGCTCTCCGTGAGCTTCTTGGCGTCATCGTAATGGTTCCCGGCCAGGTCGGGCTTCACCATGTTATGGAGCAGGTCTCGTGCTGTGTTGATCGCCTGCTCCATGGTGATGCCACCGAGGAGGTCGCGCCCGCTGATCACCATCACGATCCCGAACGCGACTGAGCTATCCGGTTGAGCGTAAATGTACGCCTCTGAGACCTTGAAGGCGTCCATTCCCTCATACCGCTCAGGCGAGTCGGGCGAGTACTCGTAGTAGTGCACGTCGTTCTGCCAGCGATGGGTCGCCATCACCCGCCTCCTTTCAGTGTTTCCTGAGCCGGTCGAGAATCTCGTCAACCTCCCGAAGCAGGCCCGCGTTTATCAGCGCCCGCTGTTCGTTGAAGTTACTGAGAAGGCTGCGCCGTGATCTTGAAAAGTTCTCGAGCCTGGAGCCTTTGGTTCAGGACCGCGATTCTATGGTAGGTTTGTCCGATTTCCCTGGACTGTCTAGGTAATGCCGAGATACTTCCTGCCAAACGAGTAGCCTGCCACGCCTGCGTTGGTAGCATCGGCAGGGCATCGACTCGAAGCTTTCCCTCCTTGGCGAGCTGAGAATCTTCGACTAAGTGCTCCCGGATCGATTCTAGAAGGGCGACATTCGTGCCGATTTCATCCCGGACCAGCCTCATCGCCCGTTCTCGTTCCCTGGTCTCCGTCCTCCAGTCTTTCAAGAGATCCCACCCGATGGCGAGAAGAAATCCGAGAAGCGTCCCAAGCAACGTCGCGAAGACGCCCTGCCAAAAGTCGGCCGTCTAAAGAACCCGATCATAGTCACCAGCCTCTTCGTTCGGAGCTGCCACGAAGGTCTGCCCTACCTCGCGAGATACTCACGTAACCCCGACCTGCCGGAGCGCGCGCCGGACCGCGCGGAAGACCCCGTCGAAGTCCGGCAGCGTCGCCACCTGGGCGGAGAGCCGGGTCCCCCACAGCCGGCGGTAGCGCGGCTCCTTCTTGCGAAGGACTCCCCGAAGGCCTCGGAGGTCTTGCTGCCGCGCTGCCAGCTTGCGGCCGACGGCGTCCATGGCCTGGGCGACGGCCACGTGCCCGTGCTCCATCAGGTGCCAGAGGTCGTAGAGATCCCGGGGCTCGTTCCGGGCCCGGTCGAGGAGAGCCACCACCTTCTCCGCCGCGATCTCCGGGAGCGAGTAGGCCCTGATCCTCGCATCCTCGGGCAGGTCGTCGTATTCGGGATAGCCCCGCAGGACGGGGCGCTGCTCGATCCGGAAGACCACTTCCTCCCGGATCGTGATATCCACCTTGACCTCTTTGCCAGCAGGGCCGCCCGGCAGCGGGCCTTCATAGCCCAGGTAGAAGGTATAGCTGTTCGCATGCGGATGGCGATCTTCCCTCGCGTACCTCAAGATCACTCCGGATGCCCGGTGGGCAACCGCGAAGGGCTCTTCCAGCTCCCTTTGGATCGTTTCAAACCCGAGAGGCTCGACCAGCGTGAAGTCCAGGTCCTCGGAGAAGCGGTAGTCGGGAAAGTAACACTTCTTGAGGGCGGTCCCGCCCTTGAACGCGAGGCGCTCGCGGAGAGGGCTCCGGGATAGCCCCACCAGGAACCAAGAGAGGCAGTAGTCCCGCTCGAGGACGGCCTCAGGGATGCGTCGCCCACCGGCCCGGGCCAGGCGGTTCGAGAGAAGAGAGAGATTGCGCTGCGGGATCACGGGATCAGGCCGCGGGGACGGCGCGAAGCTCGTCCGGGCTGACGTTCAGGCGCAATCTCCACCGGCGGAGATACTTCCCTTCCCGCGGGAGCACCGGGTCGAGAAGAACGTACGCGGAGCCAAGGCGGCGTTGGAGCACCCTGAGCGCCTCGGGCGTCGCCATCCCGTAGAGCTCGAGCAGAAAGCCAAGCCGTCCGACGACTGCTCCCACGTCGAGGCGGAGCGCATACTCCACAAGCGCGGAGACCTGGATCTTCTCTCGCTGGATCCAGAGCCCCTTCGCCACCTCGGTCAGCCCACCGCAGTACTCTGGATGCCGGAGCCCGTCGATCACCGTGCGGTCGATATCGCTTACCTGGACCGTCTCCTGCTTAGTGACCCAGTGTGGCTCGATCCCGAACAGGTCTCGTCGCTTGCAGTGGACAAATCGGAACTCGGTCCCGCCGATCATCCGGGATCGGATCAGCTTGGGCGTACGTACGTAAACCACCAGCCGCGGCTGGGTGACCATCTGGTGGATCTCCATGGCCGTGCCGTGGGAGAGGTAGTAGGCGGCACCGCCTGCGAGGGCCCGCGCCACGAGCAGCGGATCCCCCAGGTACTCGCGCTCCCGCCCCAGCTCGAAGGGGACCAGCACGAAGAGGCCAGGCTTGAGGCGTGCGGCGACACCCCGGTCGACCAGCTTCCGGGCGAAGCTCCGGGCGGAGGCCTCCCCGAGCCCTGTGATGGCCGCCACGTCCTCGACGGTAAAAAGGGTCCGGTTGCGCTCGTGGAGCGCCGTAACCAGCATGGCGGCCCGGCGCCCCAGGGTCTTCAGGATAGCGGTGCCTTTCTTGCGCAATTCGTGCCCTCGTAGGGCACATTCTGCACCATAAATATAATCAAATCAAGCCTTTGTTATATCATTGAATCAATTCGTGCCCTTTGAAGGCACGATTTGCAACAACAATATTACAACCTTGGGCAGGAGCAGCTTGCTCCCTGAAGCCCGGCGGGGCACCGGGTTGAGCTAGAAGTCTCCGACCTCGTGGCCAAGCGCGGCCGGATAGTATGGCAGCACCTCCTGAACGGCTGCCGCGCCGGGATTGACGCGGCGCCTGCGAGCACCGGCCCGCAGGCGAGGCCGAGGGACCGCCCCATGTCCGTTTTAAGATCAAAGAGGAGGAAAAACCCGGCCGCTGCTCCACCTATGGTTTGCCTGATAAGTCAAGAAGTGACTGCGCGTTTCGGTCCATCGTGATCACTCGGATCAGCGCATCATGATCACCCAGATCAGTTGATCATGATCACCGGGATCGGTGTCGTGATCACCGAGATCGGTCATCGTGATCACCCGCCGGGTGGGGCATCCTGTCCCGGGAGGGTGGCCCGGAGATAGCGACGCAGGGCGGTCGGAGGCGCCAGCCTCCCAGAAAGGGAGGCAATGGCGACCGAGCGACTGTCCATGCGACACACCCGAGAGATCCTGCGGCAGAAGTGGGCCCTGGGGCGGAGCCACCGGGAGGTGGCCCGCAGCCTGGGGATCAGCAACGGCGCCGTGGGCACCACCGTGCTCCGGGCCCGGGCCGCCGGGCTGGATTGGGCCCAGGTCCAGGCGCTCGCTGACGACGCGCTGGAGGCCCGGCTGTACGGCCAGCCGGAGGCGGCGGGCACGCGGCATCGGCCCCAGCCGGACTGCGTCTCTCTGCACGCCGAGCGGCGCAAGCCCGGCGTGACCCTGGAGCTCCTCCCCCTCGAGTACCTCGAGCAGCACCCCGACGGGTACCGCTACACCCGGTTCTGCGACATCTACCGACGCTGGCTCCAGCGCCGGGGCCTGTCCATGCGGCAGGTCCACCGCGCCGGGGAGAAGTGCTTCGTCGATTACGCCGGGAAGAAGCCCCGACTCATCGACCCGACCCATGGTGAGGTGATCGAGGTCGAACTCTTTGTGGCGGTCCTCGGCGCCTCCAACTACACCTACGCCGAGGCGACCCGCACCCAGCAGGTCCCTGACTGGATCGCCAGCCACCAGCGCACCTTCGCCTTCTTCGGCGGGGTCACCGCCGCCGTGGTCCCGGACCAGCTGAAGAGTGGCGTCGTCCGCCCGTGCCCCTACGAGCCGGGTCTGCAGCGCACCTATGAGGAGTTCGCCCAGCACTACGGCACCGTGATCCTGCCGGCCCGGCCGGCGAAGCCCCGGGACAAGGCGAAAATCGAAGTGGCCGTGCAAGTCGCCGAGCGGTGGATCCTCGCCCGCCTCCGCCACGAGCAGTTCTTCGCCTTGCGCGCGCTCAACGCCCGGATCGCTGAGTGGCTCCACGAACTCAATGACCGCCCGATGCGGCTCTACCAGGCAAGCCGGCGGGAGCTGTTCGAGCGGCTGGACCGCCCCGCGCTGCGGCCGCTGCCCGCCGAGCCGTTCGTCTACGCGGAGTGGAAGACCGCCCGGGTCAACATCGACTACCACGTCGAGATCCGTCGGCACTACTACTCGGTCCCCTTTCCCCTCGTCCACGAGGTGGTCGATGTCCGGGTAACCGCGACGACGGTCGAGTGTTTTCCCACACGGGGCAGCGCGTGGCCGCCCATGTCCGCGACGACACCCCCGGGCGCCACACCACCTGCCCCGAGCACATGCCCCGCGCGCATCAGCACCACCTCGAGTGGACCCCCTCCCGCCTGACGGAGTGGGCCGGCCGGATCGGGCGCCAGACCCAGGCGCTCGTCGAGGCGATCCTGGCCGATCGGCCGCATCCCGAGCAGGGCTACCGCTCCTGTCTGGGGCTCATGCGGCTCGGCCGGCGCTACGGCGAGGCCCGCCTGGAGGCCGCCTCGGGGCGAGCGCTGGCCGCCGGCGCCCGCTCCTACCGGCATGTCGACTCGATCCTCAAGCACGGCCTGGAGCGGCTCCCGCTCCCTGAGGCCGCGCCGTCCTCCAGCCGCCCGACCCCGGTGCACGAGCACGTGCGCGGCCGGGAGTACTACCAAGACCGGCCGGCGGGGGGGAGGGCGTCGAGGCGTCGACCACCGCCGGGCCGGGTCCCCAAGCCCAGTAGAGGGGGTACTGGAATATGGCCGCCCTCATCGAACGCGCTCCTGGAGGCGCCCAGGCCCTCGCCCCCAACGCGCCGACCCGCAGAAATCGGCGCTTCGACCCTCGGGCGCACCTCCCGCGCGCCGCGGGGTCCACCGCCCGACACGCCCTGGCGCCCTCAGGCGAGGGCCCCCGGGTCCCCAATCGGCTCATCCGGAAGGAGGCGACGATGCTCAACAGCCAAACCCTCGAGCAACTCCAGGCCCTCAAGCTCACGGCCCTGGCGGCGGCCTGGACCGCCCAGCAGCAGGACGCCGAGCTGTCGGCCCTCAGCTTCGACGAACGCTTCGCCTTGCTCGTCGACGCCGAGTGGCGCGCGCGGGAGAACAAGCGCCTCACCCGGGCTCTCCAAGAGGCGAAGCTCAAGCTGCCCCTCGCGTGCATCGAAGCCATTGACTACCCGGCCAGGCGGGAACTCGACAAGGCCCTCATCCGGCAGCTCGCCAGCTGCCGCTGGGTGGAGGAGCACCAGCAGGTCTTGATCTGCGGGGCCACCGGTGTGGGCAAGACCTTTCTCACCTGCGCCCTGGCGAATCAGACCTGTCGCAAGGGCTACCGCGCCCGCTACTGGCGGGCCTCCCGCCTCTACCACGCCTGCGCCCTGGCCCGGGCCGACGGCACCTATGTCCGGCTCCTCGGCCAGCTCGCCCGCGTCGAGGTCCTGGTCCTCGACGACTGGGGGCTCGTCCCGCTCGGGGAGGCCGAGCGCCGCGATGTCCTGGAGATCCTCGAGGACCGCTCCGGCACCCGCTCCACCATCGTCACCAGCCAGCTCCCCCCGGCGCAGTGGCATGACTATGTGGGGGACCCGACCCTGGCCGACGCCATCTGCGATCGACTGCTTCACAACGCCCACCGGATCGTGCTAAAAGGACCCTCACGGAGAAAGGAGGGGAAGCTCGAGAGTTAGCCACCGACTGCCCAGCGTCGCTTCGCTCCGATCATGATGCCCGATCCAAGTGATCACGATGGAGCGATCTGGGTGATCACGATCGCCGAAATACGCAATGCGCCCATAGATGTGCTCGCCAGCGGCCAAAACCCGTCCCAGATTGCCGAGGGGTTTTCCGCCAGTGGTTCGCGAGGGGCGTTGGGGGGTCGGGGATTGCAAGGATCGCGTTCGCGGAGGGAAGTGTCCCCGGACCTGGGATTCAGGGGAAACTAACTAACCGGCACCAAAACCGGCACCGGCCTTCTCCCCGCGCTGATCGGCTCCGTGTAAGTGCCAGAAAGAACGGGTGGGCAGGAACGGGATTGAACCGCCGACAGTCCTGTGCTCTCTAGCGGTCACAACGCATTCAGGACAACGCGCGCAGGCCCGTCACGCCAGCGCTCCCACCACTACGAGCGATCAGAAGAAGGTCTCCACAGTCCGCCCGATCCGGGCCCCGCGAGCGCTCGGAGCGTGTTCCCGTTGGTGTGCCCGAGAATGTGCCCGCGAGGGCCTGAAACTCACCCAAAACCGGCCCCCGCGAGCCAAGGAGCCAACGAAAAACCCCTCGGCAAGTTGGCCACTTCCCGAGGGGCGTCAGTTCGCAAGAAGGCTTATGAGACCAGTCCCCCTTCTGGGACGCGAACCCTTGCTCACGGAGCCAGGGCTGTCCGCGCGTCCTGACCTTTGGGAACGTCTGGAGCCCTTCACCTGTCTGAAATTTTGCACATCCCCTCGGCAGCTCCGTTGGCCGTATGCTTGGGGCAGTCCGGCGCCGGCAGCGACCTCTCTATCAATGCCGAGGGTGCGGACGCTGGGGGAAGGGCGGATGGGGTTCCTCTACAAGCAGAAGTCGCGAGACGGTAAACCCGGGCAGATCTGGTGGGTGAAGTACTACCGGGACGGTCGGCCGATCCGCGAAAGCACGGGGACTGCGAATGAGATCCTTGCCCCCCGGTTCTTGAAGGAGCGCGAAGGCCGGGTCGCGACGGGACAGCCGATCCTCCCACGGGCCGACCGGATTCGGTCGACGAGGTGGCCGAGGATCTTCGCCGCCACTACCAGACGACGGGGGCTCGTGACGTGGACGAGGCGGACTTCCGGCTTACGCACCTCCGGGCGTTCTTCTCCGCCCGGAAAGTTGCGGGACTTGGCCCGGCCGACGTCACCACGTATGCCCTGAAGCGCCAAGCCGAGGGCGCCTCCAACGTCACCATCAACCGGGAACTGGCGATCCTGAACCGCATGCTGAGGCTCGCCTACGAGAACGGAAAACTCCTGCGCCTGCCCCTGATCCGCCAGCTCAAGGAGCACGGGCCCCGGCAGGGATTCTTCGAGGCGGAGGACTTCCAGGCCGTGCGGCGACGTCTGCCCCCAGACCTTCAGGTCGCGGTGAGCCTCGCGTACACCTTCGGCTGGCGGATGCAGAGCGAGGTGTTGGCGCTCGAGCGGCGCCAGCTGGACCTCGAGGCCGGGACCCTCCGCCTCGAGCCGGGGACAACGAAGAATGATGAAGGACGCTTGGTCTACCTGACCCCGGAGTTGAGGGCCCTCCTCGTCGCCCAGGTGGAGCGCGTCCGCGCCCTCGAGCGGCAGACCGGCAGGATCATCCCTTACCTCTTCCCCCACCTTCGGGGGCGACGTCGAGGGACACGCATTCAGGATTTCAAGCGGCGCTGGCACACGGCCTGTAAGAAAGCCAGCCTGGTGGGGAAACTCCGCCACGACTTCCGTCGAACGGCCGTGCGGAACATGGTCAACGCCGGGATTCCCGAGCGGGTCGCGATGACCATCAGCGGGCACAAGACCCGTTCCGTCTTCGACCGCTACCACATCGTGAGCCCCGGGGATCTCCGGGAAGCGGCCCAGAAGCTCACGGGCATGACGGCGGGCATAACGCCGGGCCGGATACCCCGGGGGGGTCTCGGAAAGCCTCGGAAGAATTCAGCGATGCGGCCGGCGCCGAGCCGGTGACCACTGCCGAGGTGAGCCAGTGGCCCTCCTCATCTAACCCTTTGATTTTTGGAGAGATTCGGCCTTATCCCGCCGCCGGGGAGACAGGTCTTTATTCCAATTGACAAGTAAAATGACGCGTCTTATGCTAAGCGCATGGAATTCGAGTTCCTTCCCTGGGTCACCGGAGGTCCTTCGTGCGAAGCGTTCGCATCGCGTCGGGTGGGCAACCGAGTGAGGTCTTCCGCGTCGTGCCCCGCTCCAGACCTGACCTTCTCAGGTCATTCGCCGATGTCGGTCGTTTCCACGTCTTGCCGGATCCACCGACCTCGTATCTCTCACTCAGACCGCACACGGCCATCTTCGAGGCCTCCCAGGGCATCCGTGAAGTCACCGGCGAGGGCTTCCGCCTGCTTCGAGTGGCTGTTCGGCTCACCGAGGGCATCAACCTGTGCGAGGAGGGGGAACGCAGCGTGATCGGACTGACGGAGGAGGAGATTCTCGGGCCTAAAATTCTCGGGGACCCAACCCATCAAGCCCGGCTCTTGGTGGCCAGGGCCGCCCGGGCGGTCGGGGCCCAAGGGATTTGGTACCCCTCGCGCATGGATCGCCCTGACGGCGTGAACCTCGTGCTTTTCCTCGAAAATGCCTCTGTGGGGCGCCTGGAGCATGGGGCGGTCCTGGAGATTCTTGGCGAGGATGGGGACCCACAACGTTCTCGCCTTTCCGTCGTTCTCGACGAGATCAGAGCCACGCGAGGGCCGAACTGGGTTGAAACGGTCCGGCGCAACGCCTACCGGCCATGACATCGATCAGTGCGAGGGGCGTATGGGCACGACGTCAAAGGTTCTAGATCGTTTGCAGCATGTTGCGGGAGACTTGAAAAAGCTGCGCGAGCAGCATGCAACTCCGGGTCCTCTAGGAGCCGAAGTGCCTCGCGCAAAGGTTCGGGATCTTTCCACAAAGGAGCTTGTGCAACTCAGAAGGCAACTTGCGCTCAGCCAGCAGCAGCTTGCGCAATGGTTGAATGTGAGTCTCGTGAGTGTTTCCCGGTGGGAGCGTGGCCATGGGCAGCCCTCGCCCCGCGAAGCGCGAACGCTCGCGCGGCTCGCCGAACTCGTCGCCGCAGTAGGCGATCGGCTCACTCCTAAGGAAATGACGCGCTTTTTCGGCGAGCCTCACGAAGACCTTTACAATGATCGCCCTGTTGACGTGCTCTCTAATGAGATTGGCTATCGTGCAGTACGACATCTGCTCGAACGCCTACTTAACGCTGAGTACGCTTAAGGCGAAGCAGAGGCCAGCACTCTCCAGTATTTCCGGCCTTTTTGTCCGGCACAGCCCTAAATCACCGTGTTCCACGGAATCTTACTTCGGTGCCGACGACCTCACCTAGGATGTAGACACTACGCAGCGGGCGCGCCACCTGTGACCCCGGCGGAGGAAGCCGTGGGGACAAGTCCAACCCGGGGTTCACGCCCAGCGTGCTCCAGTTCGATGCCCGTGCTCGGCCGCTCGCGGGCATAACGACGGGCATAACAGAGGGGGCGGGCTCGGTGGCCCGCCCCGCAAGTATTTGATTTCCATGGTGGACGATACTGGACTTGAACCAGTGACCTCTGGCATGTGAGGCCAGCGCTCTGCCAACTGAGCTAATCGTCCGTGTCTGGAAAGTTACACACTTAGGGGACGGCTGTCAACCGGGACCCCCGAGTGTACCCCAAAAGTGTACCCCATCATCTTGCGGGCGGCCTCCTGCAGGTCCCCGGGGCTGACGATGTGGTAGCGGTCGAAGACGGCGCGCGTCTTGTGGCCCGTGATCGTCATGGCCACGCGCTCGGGGATCCCGGCGTTGACCATGTTCCTGACGGCGGTGCGGCGGCAGTCATGGCGGAGCATCCCCGGGACGCCCGCGGCCTTGCAGGCCGTCGCCCACGCGCGGCGGAAGTCACGGATCTGCCGCCCGACGTACGGGCCCCGCAGATGCGGGAAGAGAAACGGGATGATGCGGCCAAGACGGCGCTCCTGGGCTCGCACCCGCTCAACCTGGGCGGCGAGCTCCGCCTTGAGGTCGGCCGGGAGGTACACCACTCGCCCGTCGGCGTTCTTGGTCGTGCCGGGGTCTAGCCGAAGCGTCCCCGCCTCCAGGTCGAAGTGGCGCCGCTCGAGCATCAGGACCTCGCTCTGCATCCGCCAGCCGAAGGCATAGGCGATCCCAAGGGCGACTTGAAGATCGCCGGGGAGATGCCTGCACACTGCCTCGTACTGGTCGCGCTCGAAGAATCCTTGCCGCGGGGCGGCCTCCTTGAGCTTGCGGAGGACAGGCAGCCGCGTGAGCTTCTGGTTCTCGTAGGCCAGCCGGAGCATCCGGTTGAGCACCGCCAGTTCCCGGTTGATCGTGCCGTTGGCGGCTTCCTTGGCCTGTCGCTTCAGGACGTACCGGGTCACGTCGGCAGCGGTGAGCATCGCGATCCGCCGCCCTCTGAAGAATCGGCCGAGGTGTGCGAGTCGGTACCCGGCCTCCGCGAGGCTCCGGTCGCCGTTGGCCGCGTAGTAGTCTCGGAGATCCTGGGCGACCTCATCGTACTTGATGCGGTCTACCCGAGGGAGAACTGGCTCCCCTTTAGCGACCGCGGCGAGGCGTTGTTGGAGCACCCGGCGGGCTTCGGCCTCGTTCTTTGTTCCAGTACTCTCGCACCGCGGGCGACCGTGGACGTAGTACTTCATCCACCAGACCCGCCCCCGAGTGCCATTCGGGAGTTTCCGGTGAAAGAGATGGCCGCTCCCAGGTTTGGCGCGGCCAGCAGGGGCCGATAGACTCGTCTTGCTCATCCGGTTCTCCTCCTTTCTACGGAGAGTTCGCGGTTGACCATACCGTTCTGTACTTGAGCCGCCGAATGCGTCCGAGCTTTCCGCTTCCCCACTACGTCTCCCTCGCTTACAGTTCCGGCCGTGGCTCCTCTCCGCATTCTGCGCGCCAGTACGTAACCAACGTATGGCCGGATGCGTGGGGAGGTCAATTGTATCCATTTGAAGACAGTCGCGGAGCCCGCCGGGGGTGAGAGCCGAACCGTGGGAGTGGCTCATCAAGGCCCCGACTTGGCCTGGGCGACCTTTTCTGAAGCTGGAGATGGCGGGGGCGGGAGGCCAGAACATCCTGATGTTCGGATCAGTTACGAACCAAGGGGATATCTACTCGTAGTCCCAATGGGAATCCATTGATTTCACGGTATTCCTTGGTAGAGTCTCTGCTAATGCTAACGCTGTCGCGGCCGGATGTGGGCGGGCAGGGCGAAAACTCCGAAGGCCAACGATGAGACGACTGACCTATGTGACCGATCCGCATCACCTGGAGGGTGCGGAGGAGGACCCCTTAATCCCCGGCCCAGGCCGGCGGATGGCGCGGTTCATCCGCAGCCTCGTCGAGTTCGGGAGCGCCATTCCCCCCGGTGCCACCGGGATCTCCGGGGTCAACTGCCGGCGCCGGCCCGGGCGGAGACCGTGCGCGGGATCCATTGTCGTCGCCCGCCGGGTCGAGCCGCCCGAGCTTCACTGGGAATGTCCCCAGTGCAGGGACCATGGGGTAATCCATTCCTGGCAGGGGTGCCGCTGGGATCGTTCCCGCTCGACCTGACAAGGGACGCGGCCTGCCACCGATCGGCGGGCGAGTCGCTCGCGTCCCGCCCCAAACAGCTGCGTGTTTTCAGATTGAGAGTGCGCTAGACCCGGATTCTACCCACTGGGGCGGAGTTCGGGTAACTTCGGAAACTCCTCGCCAGATCAGGCTTTGCGGGCCTCAGTCCTTTTGGCTGGATTCGGGGGAGTTCGGCCGGTTTTGGCTCCCGCTGGCTACTCCCTGGCTACCCGGTGGGGCCACCTCTTTCCGGCCCTCCCCTCTCCGTCGCCTGGAACCAGGTCTCACATTCGCCCCCTGACCGCAGCGGCATTCAGGCGTTGACGAGTTCTCGCAGCTCTTGCCCCACCTTGAAGAGCGGGACGCGCTTGGCGGGCACGCTGACCATGGTCCCGGTTTTCGGGTTCCGTCCCCTGCGAGCCCTGCGCTGACGGATCCTGAAGTTCCCGAAACCCCGGAGCTCGACCTTGTCGCCCCGAGCCAACGCTTCGGTGATGCTGTCAAAGACCGTCTCGACGATCGTCTCGCTTTCCCTTTTGGTCAGTTTACATACCTTCGACAGTTCGTCGATCAGGTCAGCCTTCGTCATGATCCAGCTCTCGCGCGCACAACGGGGTCCGGCCGGACGTTGCCCCCTCTCCGTGCCACTGGCTCAAAAGTGAGCAAGGTGCTCTTCAGCTCGGTTCAGCAGGGCCTCCCTCCTTTCACCCACAGGGTTTTCCACCGACCGCCCAAGAAGCCTGGGGATAAGGTCCTGGACCCCGCTCATGTGGTTTTCGCGTCATAGAACCAAGCGTCCAACCCTTCGTCCAAGTACACAAGACCCTCTCCTCTTCGACACGAACTCTGAACCACCGGAGCCGGTTCCCTCCCTCGGCGGCCTCGCTGACCCAGCGATCCAGGACCGTCAGTTCTGCCCACCCACTGCCCGTCCAGAAACGACGTGGCGTCTCCTCTCCGCGGCCACCGGCATAGCACTCGACCCGCACGGGCTCGTCATCCCGCATCATGGCGCCGGCGCCCGATAGGCCTTACCTCATCCGTTGCAAGAGTCTGTTGACGCTCTTCAGGTCAAAGGCTTCCGGGTGGAAGCTCCCACCGACCCACGTGAGCATGGCCTGATGCTCCTCGTGCGTGGGGTCACCGATCGCCTGAAGAAAGCTCTCGTACCGTGGGACGCCACCGCAATCCTCTGGCGGACAGGCTCGTGCACCGGCCAGACAGACCGGGAGGTCTCCGGCGCCTTCCGGCCGCGTCAGGATCTTCTCGACCACCACCAGGTGCTCCCAGCTGTCTTCAAAGTCGTACTCATAGAGGAACGAGTCGTTCACCCCGGGGGCGACCTCGAACAGCCGGACGCTCCGCTCGTCCCGAACGTCCCTCTCGTCGTACTCGGGATCTGGCTCACCGTAGCGGGTGTCTCCCACCCTGA is a window encoding:
- a CDS encoding integration host factor subunit beta, with translation MTKADLIDELSKVCKLTKRESETIVETVFDSITEALARGDKVELRGFGNFRIRQRRARRGRNPKTGTMVSVPAKRVPLFKVGQELRELVNA